One Cervus canadensis isolate Bull #8, Minnesota chromosome 1, ASM1932006v1, whole genome shotgun sequence genomic window carries:
- the LOC122443378 gene encoding MYCBP-associated protein isoform X2 has product MKKVASKQSPPKLFEKKRAKVPEQPTPPIQEEPEPVSNVLQGDDILALAIKKEDLRKQHIPRLIETEDKRVITQRFIIRKPKPKDHKRKVSHLVAHPATPDAATKPLDSSGPGDIFHGSDQILPHHILGSLQDFKRIALARGNTQLAELIHTPPCLMTLMSTKEEPKQEAPKEEKAHPPWVPPLQHNFLKNWQRNIALRKKQQETLSERLKKPVSELLMHTGETYRQIQEERELLDRMLSTRSDGKGCGLTSGFWSRLEYLGDEMTGLVMTKTKTQHGLVEPITQIKKPWSIQAEMGLPAQKDAWYRYTWDRSLFLACRRKELQSIMAELNFSQQDIDGLEVVGKGRPFSTVTVEDYSVFERSSESSSEDTVHLDLLASYPDVVPMPVLGPSLLFCGKPACWIRGSNLEDKRHVGIAVRLTFETLEGEKTSSELTVINNGTVAIWYDWRRRSQWDSFQDLKRNRMQRFYFNNREGVILPGETKNFAFFFKSLNAGIFRECWEFGTHPTLLGGAVLQVNLHAVSLAQDIFREERKLLESKLASHEAVTIVENMLQELLTGILTPERTQSPVDASLTEEDLFHHRNPQLHYQHQVVQHLHSLWRQYMVLPLKAEEARPGEEHLGPRAQAAATLSAYSEETSMKIESSAHLKGPTLDPQLPRRESEALRDSQDHVGSQKTGLGIRHSQRKSIMEEILVEGSPDPESIRSPWELDGLPLPEWNLCLEDFRKAVTALPEENQREDALIRLNKAALELCQEPWPLQSDFLYQMCLQLWRDLIDSLVSHSLWLRALLGLPEKETIYLDMPEEQDRKSPLVTEVKVTSGKLGKEERKGASQEKKQFGIRDKEDKRGARLPPGKEDRLNSKKHKTKDDKKPVKSLSRDMFSLEEPVPDSIIPSQEPIDPLVMEKYTHRLHTEVYGLLDALVTDLLALADELNPQKNVEEPLRLCT; this is encoded by the exons ATGAAAAAGGTGGCTTCCAAGCAGTCTCCGCCAAAGTTGTTCG AAAAGAAGAGGGCAAAGGTACCTGAACAGCCCACCCCCCCAATTCAGGAAGAACCTGAACCTGTTAGCAATGTGCTACAAGGAGATGACATTCTTGCCTTAGCCATTAAGAAGGAAGACTTGAGGAAG caaCATATTCCTCGCCTTATTGAAACAGAAGATAAACGTGTGATTACCCAGAGATTTATCATCCGTAAACCCAAACCCAAGGATCACAAGAGGAAGGTCTCACACTTAGTAGCGCATCCTGCTACTCCAGATGCAGCCACAAAGCCCCTGGACTCCTCTG GACCAGGTGACATCTTCCATGGCAGTGACCAGATCCTGCCCCACCACATCCTGGGGAGTCTCCAGGACTTTAAGAGAATTGCACTTGCTCGAGGGAACACTCAG CTGGCTGAGCTGATACACACCCCACCCTGTCTGATGACCCTCATGTCAACTAAAGAAGAGCCAAAGCAGGAAGCCCCAAAAGAAGAGAAGGCACATCCTCCCTGGGTCCCACCTCTGCAGCACAACTTTCTGAAAAACTGGCAGCGCAACATAGCCCTTCGGAAGAAGCAGCAGGAAACTCTCAGTG AACGGCTGAAGAAGCCAGTCAGCGAGCTGCTGATGCACACAGGAGAGACCTACAGACAGATCCAGGAGGAACGGGAGCTCCTGGACCGAATGCTGTCAACACGGTCTGATGGGAAG GGCTGTGGATTGACCAGTGGGTTCTGGAGTCGACTGGAATACTTGGGAGACGAAATGACGGGTCTGGTAATGACAAAGACAAAAACTCAGCATGGCCTCGTGGAGCCAATCACTCAGATCAAGAAGCCTTGGTCCATCCAGGCAGAGATGG GGTTGCCAGCCCAGAAGGACGCGTGGTACCGCTACACCTGGGATCGGAGTCTGTTTCTGGCCTGCCGACGCAAGGAGCTGCAGAGCATCATGGCAGAGCTGAATTTTAGCCAGCAG gaTATTGATGGCCTGGAGGTGGTGGGCAAAGGGCGGCCTTTCTCCACTGTTACGGTGGAAGACTATTCAGTGTTTGAAAGGAGCTCGGAAAGCTCCTCTGAAGACACAGTGCACTT AGACTTATTGGCCAGTTACCCTGATGTGGTTCCTATGCCTGTTCTTGGCCCTTCTCTGCTGTTCTGTGGGAAGCCAGCCTGCTGGATCCGAGGCAGTAATTTAGAGGACAAG aggCATGTTGGAATTGCTGTCCGCTTGACCTTTGAAACTCTAGAAGGGGAGAAAACATCTTCAGAACTGACCGTGATCAATAACGGCACAGTGGCCATTTGGTACGACTGGCGGCGGCGGTCACAGTGGGACTCTTTCCAAGACCTGAAGAGGAATAGGATGCAGAGGTTTTACTTCAACAATCGGGAAG GTGTAATTCTGCCTGGAGAAACTAAGaactttgcctttttcttcaaATCTTTGAATGCTGGGATCTTCAGAGAGTGTTGGGAGTTTGGAACCCACCCTACCCTATTAGGAGGTGCTGTCCTGCAGGTCAACCTCCATGCAGTCTCCTTGGCCCAGGACATTTTTCGGGAAGAGAGGAAGTTATTGGAG AGCAAGCTGGCCTCCCATGAAGCAGTCACCATCGTGGAAAACATGCTGCAGGAGCTTCTGACGGGGATCCTGACGCCCGAGCGCACACAGTCACCTGTGGATGCCTCTCTCACTGAGGAGGACTTGTTCCACCATCGGAATCCTCAG CTGCATTACCAGCACCAGGTGGTGCAACATCTGCACAGTCTGTGGCGCCAGTACATGGTCCTGCCCCTCAAGGCTGAGGAGGCCAGGCCCGGCGAGGAGCACCTCggccccagggcccaggctgcTGCGACCCTGTCAGCCTACTCGGAAGAGACCTCAATGAAGATCGAGTCTTCTGCACACCTTAAGGGCCCAACGTTAGACCCTCAACTGCCCCGGCGGGAGAGCGAGGCCCTCAGGGACTCCCAGGATCATGTTGGGTCCCAGAAGACCGGGCTAGGGATCAGGCATTCTCAGCGGAAGAGCATCATGGAGGAGATCCTGGTGGAGGGGAGCCCGGATCCGGAGAGCATCAGGAGCCCCTGGGAACTGGATGGCCTTCCCCTGCCAGAGTGGAACCTCTGCCTGGAAGACTTCAGGAAG GCAGTGACGGCACTCCCTGAGGAGAACCAGAGAGAAGATGCCCTAATCAGGCTCAACAAAGCGGCCCTGGAACTGTGCCAGGAACCATGGCCATTGCAGTCTGACTTCCTGTACCAGATGTG TTTGCAGCTGTGGCGAGATCTGATTGACAGCCTGGTAAGCCATTCCCTGTGGCTGAGGGCTCTGCTGGGCCTGCCTGAGAAGGAGACCATCTACCTGGACATGCCAGAAGAGCAAG ATAGAAAGTCACCTCTTGTCACAGAAGTGAAGGTGACTTCCGGaaaattggggaaggaggaaCGGAAAGGGGCATCCCAGGAAAAGAAGCAGTTTGGAATCAGAGACAAAGAAGATAAAAGAGGAGCCAGGTTGCCACCTGGGAAAGAG GACCGTTTAAATAGCAAGAAGCACAAAACAAAGGATGACAAGAAACCAGTGAAATCTTTAAGCCGGGACATGTTTTCCTTGGAAGAGCCTGTTCCCGACAGCATCATCCCATCTCAGGAACCCATAGATCCCCTGGTCATGGAGAAATACACCCACAGGCTGCACACTGAG GTCTATGGGCTGCTGGATGCCCTGGTGACCGACCTGCTGGCCCTGGCTGATGAACTCAACCCCCAAAAGAATGTTGAGGAGCCTTTGCGTCTCTGCACCTGA
- the LOC122443378 gene encoding MYCBP-associated protein isoform X4, with protein sequence MKKVASKQSPPKLFEKKRAKVPEQPTPPIQEEPEPVSNVLQGDDILALAIKKEDLRKQHIPRLIETEDKRVITQRFIIRKPKPKDHKRKVSHLVAHPATPDAATKPLDSSGPGDIFHGSDQILPHHILGSLQDFKRIALARGNTQLAELIHTPPCLMTLMSTKEEPKQEAPKEEKAHPPWVPPLQHNFLKNWQRNIALRKKQQETLSERLKKPVSELLMHTGETYRQIQEERELLDRMLSTRSDGKGCGLTSGFWSRLEYLGDEMTGLVMTKTKTQHGLVEPITQIKKPWSIQAEMGLPAQKDAWYRYTWDRSLFLACRRKELQSIMAELNFSQQDIDGLEVVGKGRPFSTVTVEDYSVFERSSESSSEDTVHLDLLASYPDVVPMPVLGPSLLFCGKPACWIRGSNLEDKRHVGIAVRLTFETLEGEKTSSELTVINNGTVAIWYDWRRRSQWDSFQDLKRNRMQRFYFNNREGVILPGETKNFAFFFKSLNAGIFRECWEFGTHPTLLGGAVLQVNLHAVSLAQDIFREERKLLESKLASHEAVTIVENMLQELLTGILTPERTQSPVDASLTEEDLFHHRNPQLHYQHQVVQHLHSLWRQYMVLPLKAEEARPGEEHLGPRAQAAATLSAYSEETSMKIESSAHLKGPTLDPQLPRRESEALRDSQDHVGSQKTGLGIRHSQRKSIMEEILVEGSPDPESIRSPWELDGLPLPEWNLCLEDFRKAVTALPEENQREDALIRLNKAALELCQEPWPLQSDFLYQMCLQLWRDLIDSLVSHSLWLRALLGLPEKETIYLDMPEEQGGVPERRDDLPSCMW encoded by the exons ATGAAAAAGGTGGCTTCCAAGCAGTCTCCGCCAAAGTTGTTCG AAAAGAAGAGGGCAAAGGTACCTGAACAGCCCACCCCCCCAATTCAGGAAGAACCTGAACCTGTTAGCAATGTGCTACAAGGAGATGACATTCTTGCCTTAGCCATTAAGAAGGAAGACTTGAGGAAG caaCATATTCCTCGCCTTATTGAAACAGAAGATAAACGTGTGATTACCCAGAGATTTATCATCCGTAAACCCAAACCCAAGGATCACAAGAGGAAGGTCTCACACTTAGTAGCGCATCCTGCTACTCCAGATGCAGCCACAAAGCCCCTGGACTCCTCTG GACCAGGTGACATCTTCCATGGCAGTGACCAGATCCTGCCCCACCACATCCTGGGGAGTCTCCAGGACTTTAAGAGAATTGCACTTGCTCGAGGGAACACTCAG CTGGCTGAGCTGATACACACCCCACCCTGTCTGATGACCCTCATGTCAACTAAAGAAGAGCCAAAGCAGGAAGCCCCAAAAGAAGAGAAGGCACATCCTCCCTGGGTCCCACCTCTGCAGCACAACTTTCTGAAAAACTGGCAGCGCAACATAGCCCTTCGGAAGAAGCAGCAGGAAACTCTCAGTG AACGGCTGAAGAAGCCAGTCAGCGAGCTGCTGATGCACACAGGAGAGACCTACAGACAGATCCAGGAGGAACGGGAGCTCCTGGACCGAATGCTGTCAACACGGTCTGATGGGAAG GGCTGTGGATTGACCAGTGGGTTCTGGAGTCGACTGGAATACTTGGGAGACGAAATGACGGGTCTGGTAATGACAAAGACAAAAACTCAGCATGGCCTCGTGGAGCCAATCACTCAGATCAAGAAGCCTTGGTCCATCCAGGCAGAGATGG GGTTGCCAGCCCAGAAGGACGCGTGGTACCGCTACACCTGGGATCGGAGTCTGTTTCTGGCCTGCCGACGCAAGGAGCTGCAGAGCATCATGGCAGAGCTGAATTTTAGCCAGCAG gaTATTGATGGCCTGGAGGTGGTGGGCAAAGGGCGGCCTTTCTCCACTGTTACGGTGGAAGACTATTCAGTGTTTGAAAGGAGCTCGGAAAGCTCCTCTGAAGACACAGTGCACTT AGACTTATTGGCCAGTTACCCTGATGTGGTTCCTATGCCTGTTCTTGGCCCTTCTCTGCTGTTCTGTGGGAAGCCAGCCTGCTGGATCCGAGGCAGTAATTTAGAGGACAAG aggCATGTTGGAATTGCTGTCCGCTTGACCTTTGAAACTCTAGAAGGGGAGAAAACATCTTCAGAACTGACCGTGATCAATAACGGCACAGTGGCCATTTGGTACGACTGGCGGCGGCGGTCACAGTGGGACTCTTTCCAAGACCTGAAGAGGAATAGGATGCAGAGGTTTTACTTCAACAATCGGGAAG GTGTAATTCTGCCTGGAGAAACTAAGaactttgcctttttcttcaaATCTTTGAATGCTGGGATCTTCAGAGAGTGTTGGGAGTTTGGAACCCACCCTACCCTATTAGGAGGTGCTGTCCTGCAGGTCAACCTCCATGCAGTCTCCTTGGCCCAGGACATTTTTCGGGAAGAGAGGAAGTTATTGGAG AGCAAGCTGGCCTCCCATGAAGCAGTCACCATCGTGGAAAACATGCTGCAGGAGCTTCTGACGGGGATCCTGACGCCCGAGCGCACACAGTCACCTGTGGATGCCTCTCTCACTGAGGAGGACTTGTTCCACCATCGGAATCCTCAG CTGCATTACCAGCACCAGGTGGTGCAACATCTGCACAGTCTGTGGCGCCAGTACATGGTCCTGCCCCTCAAGGCTGAGGAGGCCAGGCCCGGCGAGGAGCACCTCggccccagggcccaggctgcTGCGACCCTGTCAGCCTACTCGGAAGAGACCTCAATGAAGATCGAGTCTTCTGCACACCTTAAGGGCCCAACGTTAGACCCTCAACTGCCCCGGCGGGAGAGCGAGGCCCTCAGGGACTCCCAGGATCATGTTGGGTCCCAGAAGACCGGGCTAGGGATCAGGCATTCTCAGCGGAAGAGCATCATGGAGGAGATCCTGGTGGAGGGGAGCCCGGATCCGGAGAGCATCAGGAGCCCCTGGGAACTGGATGGCCTTCCCCTGCCAGAGTGGAACCTCTGCCTGGAAGACTTCAGGAAG GCAGTGACGGCACTCCCTGAGGAGAACCAGAGAGAAGATGCCCTAATCAGGCTCAACAAAGCGGCCCTGGAACTGTGCCAGGAACCATGGCCATTGCAGTCTGACTTCCTGTACCAGATGTG TTTGCAGCTGTGGCGAGATCTGATTGACAGCCTGGTAAGCCATTCCCTGTGGCTGAGGGCTCTGCTGGGCCTGCCTGAGAAGGAGACCATCTACCTGGACATGCCAGAAGAGCAAG GTGGAGTCCCAGAGAGGCGAGATGACTTGCCATCCTGTATGTGGTAG
- the LOC122443378 gene encoding MYCBP-associated protein isoform X1: MKKVASKQSPPKLFEKKRAKVPEQPTPPIQEEPEPVSNVLQGDDILALAIKKEDLRKQHIPRLIETEDKRVITQRFIIRKPKPKDHKRKVSHLVAHPATPDAATKPLDSSGPGDIFHGSDQILPHHILGSLQDFKRIALARGNTQLAELIHTPPCLMTLMSTKEEPKQEAPKEEKAHPPWVPPLQHNFLKNWQRNIALRKKQQETLSERLKKPVSELLMHTGETYRQIQEERELLDRMLSTRSDGKGCGLTSGFWSRLEYLGDEMTGLVMTKTKTQHGLVEPITQIKKPWSIQAEMGLPAQKDAWYRYTWDRSLFLACRRKELQSIMAELNFSQQDIDGLEVVGKGRPFSTVTVEDYSVFERSSESSSEDTVHLDLLASYPDVVPMPVLGPSLLFCGKPACWIRGSNLEDKRHVGIAVRLTFETLEGEKTSSELTVINNGTVAIWYDWRRRSQWDSFQDLKRNRMQRFYFNNREGVILPGETKNFAFFFKSLNAGIFRECWEFGTHPTLLGGAVLQVNLHAVSLAQDIFREERKLLESKLASHEAVTIVENMLQELLTGILTPERTQSPVDASLTEEDLFHHRNPQLHYQHQVVQHLHSLWRQYMVLPLKAEEARPGEEHLGPRAQAAATLSAYSEETSMKIESSAHLKGPTLDPQLPRRESEALRDSQDHVGSQKTGLGIRHSQRKSIMEEILVEGSPDPESIRSPWELDGLPLPEWNLCLEDFRKAVTALPEENQREDALIRLNKAALELCQEPWPLQSDFLYQMCLQLWRDLIDSLVSHSLWLRALLGLPEKETIYLDMPEEQGGVPERRDDLPSYRKSPLVTEVKVTSGKLGKEERKGASQEKKQFGIRDKEDKRGARLPPGKEDRLNSKKHKTKDDKKPVKSLSRDMFSLEEPVPDSIIPSQEPIDPLVMEKYTHRLHTEVYGLLDALVTDLLALADELNPQKNVEEPLRLCT, translated from the exons ATGAAAAAGGTGGCTTCCAAGCAGTCTCCGCCAAAGTTGTTCG AAAAGAAGAGGGCAAAGGTACCTGAACAGCCCACCCCCCCAATTCAGGAAGAACCTGAACCTGTTAGCAATGTGCTACAAGGAGATGACATTCTTGCCTTAGCCATTAAGAAGGAAGACTTGAGGAAG caaCATATTCCTCGCCTTATTGAAACAGAAGATAAACGTGTGATTACCCAGAGATTTATCATCCGTAAACCCAAACCCAAGGATCACAAGAGGAAGGTCTCACACTTAGTAGCGCATCCTGCTACTCCAGATGCAGCCACAAAGCCCCTGGACTCCTCTG GACCAGGTGACATCTTCCATGGCAGTGACCAGATCCTGCCCCACCACATCCTGGGGAGTCTCCAGGACTTTAAGAGAATTGCACTTGCTCGAGGGAACACTCAG CTGGCTGAGCTGATACACACCCCACCCTGTCTGATGACCCTCATGTCAACTAAAGAAGAGCCAAAGCAGGAAGCCCCAAAAGAAGAGAAGGCACATCCTCCCTGGGTCCCACCTCTGCAGCACAACTTTCTGAAAAACTGGCAGCGCAACATAGCCCTTCGGAAGAAGCAGCAGGAAACTCTCAGTG AACGGCTGAAGAAGCCAGTCAGCGAGCTGCTGATGCACACAGGAGAGACCTACAGACAGATCCAGGAGGAACGGGAGCTCCTGGACCGAATGCTGTCAACACGGTCTGATGGGAAG GGCTGTGGATTGACCAGTGGGTTCTGGAGTCGACTGGAATACTTGGGAGACGAAATGACGGGTCTGGTAATGACAAAGACAAAAACTCAGCATGGCCTCGTGGAGCCAATCACTCAGATCAAGAAGCCTTGGTCCATCCAGGCAGAGATGG GGTTGCCAGCCCAGAAGGACGCGTGGTACCGCTACACCTGGGATCGGAGTCTGTTTCTGGCCTGCCGACGCAAGGAGCTGCAGAGCATCATGGCAGAGCTGAATTTTAGCCAGCAG gaTATTGATGGCCTGGAGGTGGTGGGCAAAGGGCGGCCTTTCTCCACTGTTACGGTGGAAGACTATTCAGTGTTTGAAAGGAGCTCGGAAAGCTCCTCTGAAGACACAGTGCACTT AGACTTATTGGCCAGTTACCCTGATGTGGTTCCTATGCCTGTTCTTGGCCCTTCTCTGCTGTTCTGTGGGAAGCCAGCCTGCTGGATCCGAGGCAGTAATTTAGAGGACAAG aggCATGTTGGAATTGCTGTCCGCTTGACCTTTGAAACTCTAGAAGGGGAGAAAACATCTTCAGAACTGACCGTGATCAATAACGGCACAGTGGCCATTTGGTACGACTGGCGGCGGCGGTCACAGTGGGACTCTTTCCAAGACCTGAAGAGGAATAGGATGCAGAGGTTTTACTTCAACAATCGGGAAG GTGTAATTCTGCCTGGAGAAACTAAGaactttgcctttttcttcaaATCTTTGAATGCTGGGATCTTCAGAGAGTGTTGGGAGTTTGGAACCCACCCTACCCTATTAGGAGGTGCTGTCCTGCAGGTCAACCTCCATGCAGTCTCCTTGGCCCAGGACATTTTTCGGGAAGAGAGGAAGTTATTGGAG AGCAAGCTGGCCTCCCATGAAGCAGTCACCATCGTGGAAAACATGCTGCAGGAGCTTCTGACGGGGATCCTGACGCCCGAGCGCACACAGTCACCTGTGGATGCCTCTCTCACTGAGGAGGACTTGTTCCACCATCGGAATCCTCAG CTGCATTACCAGCACCAGGTGGTGCAACATCTGCACAGTCTGTGGCGCCAGTACATGGTCCTGCCCCTCAAGGCTGAGGAGGCCAGGCCCGGCGAGGAGCACCTCggccccagggcccaggctgcTGCGACCCTGTCAGCCTACTCGGAAGAGACCTCAATGAAGATCGAGTCTTCTGCACACCTTAAGGGCCCAACGTTAGACCCTCAACTGCCCCGGCGGGAGAGCGAGGCCCTCAGGGACTCCCAGGATCATGTTGGGTCCCAGAAGACCGGGCTAGGGATCAGGCATTCTCAGCGGAAGAGCATCATGGAGGAGATCCTGGTGGAGGGGAGCCCGGATCCGGAGAGCATCAGGAGCCCCTGGGAACTGGATGGCCTTCCCCTGCCAGAGTGGAACCTCTGCCTGGAAGACTTCAGGAAG GCAGTGACGGCACTCCCTGAGGAGAACCAGAGAGAAGATGCCCTAATCAGGCTCAACAAAGCGGCCCTGGAACTGTGCCAGGAACCATGGCCATTGCAGTCTGACTTCCTGTACCAGATGTG TTTGCAGCTGTGGCGAGATCTGATTGACAGCCTGGTAAGCCATTCCCTGTGGCTGAGGGCTCTGCTGGGCCTGCCTGAGAAGGAGACCATCTACCTGGACATGCCAGAAGAGCAAG GTGGAGTCCCAGAGAGGCGAGATGACTTGCCATCCT ATAGAAAGTCACCTCTTGTCACAGAAGTGAAGGTGACTTCCGGaaaattggggaaggaggaaCGGAAAGGGGCATCCCAGGAAAAGAAGCAGTTTGGAATCAGAGACAAAGAAGATAAAAGAGGAGCCAGGTTGCCACCTGGGAAAGAG GACCGTTTAAATAGCAAGAAGCACAAAACAAAGGATGACAAGAAACCAGTGAAATCTTTAAGCCGGGACATGTTTTCCTTGGAAGAGCCTGTTCCCGACAGCATCATCCCATCTCAGGAACCCATAGATCCCCTGGTCATGGAGAAATACACCCACAGGCTGCACACTGAG GTCTATGGGCTGCTGGATGCCCTGGTGACCGACCTGCTGGCCCTGGCTGATGAACTCAACCCCCAAAAGAATGTTGAGGAGCCTTTGCGTCTCTGCACCTGA
- the LOC122443378 gene encoding MYCBP-associated protein isoform X3 has translation MKKVASKQSPPKLFEKKRAKVPEQPTPPIQEEPEPVSNVLQGDDILALAIKKEDLRKQHIPRLIETEDKRVITQRFIIRKPKPKDHKRKVSHLVAHPATPDAATKPLDSSGPGDIFHGSDQILPHHILGSLQDFKRIALARGNTQLAELIHTPPCLMTLMSTKEEPKQEAPKEEKAHPPWVPPLQHNFLKNWQRNIALRKKQQETLSERLKKPVSELLMHTGETYRQIQEERELLDRMLSTRSDGKGCGLTSGFWSRLEYLGDEMTGLVMTKTKTQHGLVEPITQIKKPWSIQAEMGLPAQKDAWYRYTWDRSLFLACRRKELQSIMAELNFSQQDIDGLEVVGKGRPFSTVTVEDYSVFERSSESSSEDTVHLDLLASYPDVVPMPVLGPSLLFCGKPACWIRGSNLEDKRHVGIAVRLTFETLEGEKTSSELTVINNGTVAIWYDWRRRSQWDSFQDLKRNRMQRFYFNNREGVILPGETKNFAFFFKSLNAGIFRECWEFGTHPTLLGGAVLQVNLHAVSLAQDIFREERKLLESKLASHEAVTIVENMLQELLTGILTPERTQSPVDASLTEEDLFHHRNPQLHYQHQVVQHLHSLWRQYMVLPLKAEEARPGEEHLGPRAQAAATLSAYSEETSMKIESSAHLKGPTLDPQLPRRESEALRDSQDHVGSQKTGLGIRHSQRKSIMEEILVEGSPDPESIRSPWELDGLPLPEWNLCLEDFRKAVTALPEENQREDALIRLNKAALELCQEPWPLQSDFLYQMCLQLWRDLIDSLVSHSLWLRALLGLPEKETIYLDMPEEQEVKVTSGKLGKEERKGASQEKKQFGIRDKEDKRGARLPPGKEDRLNSKKHKTKDDKKPVKSLSRDMFSLEEPVPDSIIPSQEPIDPLVMEKYTHRLHTEVYGLLDALVTDLLALADELNPQKNVEEPLRLCT, from the exons ATGAAAAAGGTGGCTTCCAAGCAGTCTCCGCCAAAGTTGTTCG AAAAGAAGAGGGCAAAGGTACCTGAACAGCCCACCCCCCCAATTCAGGAAGAACCTGAACCTGTTAGCAATGTGCTACAAGGAGATGACATTCTTGCCTTAGCCATTAAGAAGGAAGACTTGAGGAAG caaCATATTCCTCGCCTTATTGAAACAGAAGATAAACGTGTGATTACCCAGAGATTTATCATCCGTAAACCCAAACCCAAGGATCACAAGAGGAAGGTCTCACACTTAGTAGCGCATCCTGCTACTCCAGATGCAGCCACAAAGCCCCTGGACTCCTCTG GACCAGGTGACATCTTCCATGGCAGTGACCAGATCCTGCCCCACCACATCCTGGGGAGTCTCCAGGACTTTAAGAGAATTGCACTTGCTCGAGGGAACACTCAG CTGGCTGAGCTGATACACACCCCACCCTGTCTGATGACCCTCATGTCAACTAAAGAAGAGCCAAAGCAGGAAGCCCCAAAAGAAGAGAAGGCACATCCTCCCTGGGTCCCACCTCTGCAGCACAACTTTCTGAAAAACTGGCAGCGCAACATAGCCCTTCGGAAGAAGCAGCAGGAAACTCTCAGTG AACGGCTGAAGAAGCCAGTCAGCGAGCTGCTGATGCACACAGGAGAGACCTACAGACAGATCCAGGAGGAACGGGAGCTCCTGGACCGAATGCTGTCAACACGGTCTGATGGGAAG GGCTGTGGATTGACCAGTGGGTTCTGGAGTCGACTGGAATACTTGGGAGACGAAATGACGGGTCTGGTAATGACAAAGACAAAAACTCAGCATGGCCTCGTGGAGCCAATCACTCAGATCAAGAAGCCTTGGTCCATCCAGGCAGAGATGG GGTTGCCAGCCCAGAAGGACGCGTGGTACCGCTACACCTGGGATCGGAGTCTGTTTCTGGCCTGCCGACGCAAGGAGCTGCAGAGCATCATGGCAGAGCTGAATTTTAGCCAGCAG gaTATTGATGGCCTGGAGGTGGTGGGCAAAGGGCGGCCTTTCTCCACTGTTACGGTGGAAGACTATTCAGTGTTTGAAAGGAGCTCGGAAAGCTCCTCTGAAGACACAGTGCACTT AGACTTATTGGCCAGTTACCCTGATGTGGTTCCTATGCCTGTTCTTGGCCCTTCTCTGCTGTTCTGTGGGAAGCCAGCCTGCTGGATCCGAGGCAGTAATTTAGAGGACAAG aggCATGTTGGAATTGCTGTCCGCTTGACCTTTGAAACTCTAGAAGGGGAGAAAACATCTTCAGAACTGACCGTGATCAATAACGGCACAGTGGCCATTTGGTACGACTGGCGGCGGCGGTCACAGTGGGACTCTTTCCAAGACCTGAAGAGGAATAGGATGCAGAGGTTTTACTTCAACAATCGGGAAG GTGTAATTCTGCCTGGAGAAACTAAGaactttgcctttttcttcaaATCTTTGAATGCTGGGATCTTCAGAGAGTGTTGGGAGTTTGGAACCCACCCTACCCTATTAGGAGGTGCTGTCCTGCAGGTCAACCTCCATGCAGTCTCCTTGGCCCAGGACATTTTTCGGGAAGAGAGGAAGTTATTGGAG AGCAAGCTGGCCTCCCATGAAGCAGTCACCATCGTGGAAAACATGCTGCAGGAGCTTCTGACGGGGATCCTGACGCCCGAGCGCACACAGTCACCTGTGGATGCCTCTCTCACTGAGGAGGACTTGTTCCACCATCGGAATCCTCAG CTGCATTACCAGCACCAGGTGGTGCAACATCTGCACAGTCTGTGGCGCCAGTACATGGTCCTGCCCCTCAAGGCTGAGGAGGCCAGGCCCGGCGAGGAGCACCTCggccccagggcccaggctgcTGCGACCCTGTCAGCCTACTCGGAAGAGACCTCAATGAAGATCGAGTCTTCTGCACACCTTAAGGGCCCAACGTTAGACCCTCAACTGCCCCGGCGGGAGAGCGAGGCCCTCAGGGACTCCCAGGATCATGTTGGGTCCCAGAAGACCGGGCTAGGGATCAGGCATTCTCAGCGGAAGAGCATCATGGAGGAGATCCTGGTGGAGGGGAGCCCGGATCCGGAGAGCATCAGGAGCCCCTGGGAACTGGATGGCCTTCCCCTGCCAGAGTGGAACCTCTGCCTGGAAGACTTCAGGAAG GCAGTGACGGCACTCCCTGAGGAGAACCAGAGAGAAGATGCCCTAATCAGGCTCAACAAAGCGGCCCTGGAACTGTGCCAGGAACCATGGCCATTGCAGTCTGACTTCCTGTACCAGATGTG TTTGCAGCTGTGGCGAGATCTGATTGACAGCCTGGTAAGCCATTCCCTGTGGCTGAGGGCTCTGCTGGGCCTGCCTGAGAAGGAGACCATCTACCTGGACATGCCAGAAGAGCAAG AAGTGAAGGTGACTTCCGGaaaattggggaaggaggaaCGGAAAGGGGCATCCCAGGAAAAGAAGCAGTTTGGAATCAGAGACAAAGAAGATAAAAGAGGAGCCAGGTTGCCACCTGGGAAAGAG GACCGTTTAAATAGCAAGAAGCACAAAACAAAGGATGACAAGAAACCAGTGAAATCTTTAAGCCGGGACATGTTTTCCTTGGAAGAGCCTGTTCCCGACAGCATCATCCCATCTCAGGAACCCATAGATCCCCTGGTCATGGAGAAATACACCCACAGGCTGCACACTGAG GTCTATGGGCTGCTGGATGCCCTGGTGACCGACCTGCTGGCCCTGGCTGATGAACTCAACCCCCAAAAGAATGTTGAGGAGCCTTTGCGTCTCTGCACCTGA